The window TTCTCAGCCGGATCAATCAACCGATCACCGTAGCCCGGCAACAGGTGCGGGTCACCTCCAGCTTGGGGATCAGCCTCTATCCCCTCGACACACTCGACAGTGACACCCTGCTCAATCAGGCAGATACCGCCATGTATCGCGCCAAGAAAAACGGCAGCGGTCTTGAGTTTTACACGATTTCAGAGGATCTGGATCAGGAGAGTCTCGACCTGTGGCCGATCACCCAAAAACGTTCGGAGTAAGCAGTTTGAGTGGACAACAAGAGAATAAAAAAAGGCGTCTGACGACGCCTTTTTTTATGTCTCAAATTGATCGGCGTATTAAAAAATCGACGCCAAACGTTCGTAGGATTGGCGCAAGCGCATCGACAGACAGAACAACATCCCCTTCATCAACTTACCGCCCAGTTCCGGGTAGTTCTGATTGATCTCATCAAACTTGGCCTTATGCAACAACAGCAGATGGCTTTCCTCCAACGCGGTTGCCGTCACCGGTCGCGGTTCATTGGACAGGATGCTGACAATACCGATCAGCGATTCATGGCTGTAAACACCCACCACCACCTGCTTACCGCGAAATTCAGTCTCTTTTTTGGTTTCAATGCGACCATCGACAATAAAAGCAACAAAACTGCTGCGATCACCCTCAAGCCACAGATTATCGCCCTGTTGCAGCTTACGGCATTCAAAATAGGGCGACAGCAGGGACACGTCCTGCTCATCGAGAAAGTGGAAGAAACGAAACTCCCGTTTCATCCGCAGGCATTGATCATCAGGGGTGGCGAGAATCATGCGGCATCCTTCTGCGCGACATCGGCACGTTGATGCAGACTGTCGAGTTTCTCCTTCATCTCCTCAAGCAGACCGTCCATCCCTTTGCGACGCAGAATGGTGGCATAGCTGCTGCGGTAGTTGCGGATCAGACTGACCTTTTCAATGATAACATCATACACCTGCCAGTCGTTGTTCTGCAAAAACAACTTGTAGGAGATGGGGATCTCCACCGACGCGGTATGGATCACCGTTTCAACCACGGCCCGATTCTGGCGAATCTCCTCCTCACCATAACTGATTTTCTCGTTGGTATAGGACTGAATCCGGCCAAGATAGGTCTCTTCGAGCAGCCCGGTAAACAGTTCGATAAACTTCCGGCGCTGTTCGGTGTTAGCCGACTGCCAACTACGCCCCAGAGCTCCCTGGGACATCAGCTCAAAATCGAACTGTTCACGGATCAGATCACTGATGGTTTGACGACGTTGCGTGCTGTCGGCAGGCAACGTACGCAACTGGTTCAGAATGGCATCCACCGTGGTCTGCACTTCAACCCGAGGACTGACCGGGCCGGGTTGCGCCACAGCAACGCCACCGACAAGCACGCTACAAAGAATCAAACACGCGATATATTTTATCATTTTCATCCTCATCAAACTGGGATCACCCTACTCCTCAACATCGGCGGCGCGGTTTTGCAGATAGGCGTCACGCACAAACAGGTAGGGATCAAGTTGCTCTTCGATAATACTCTCGTAGGTATCCTTATCCAGGGAGATGCGATTAACCACATCGGTTCCTTTGATCCCCCAGGCGGCTTCCTGGCGCACTGTCCAGAACACCGGATCGACATACATATCCGGGAACAGCGACAAGCCATCCCGCAGTGTCGATGATCCGAAAAAGGGCAAGACCAGATAGAAGCCCTCTTCCACCCCATAATAGCCCAGGGTCTGGCCAAAATCTTCATCTTTCTTCTTGATGGACCAGATGATATCCGCGGCATCGTAATAACCGAAAATACCCAACGTCGTATTGACCACCAGACGTCCCAGTTCTGTACCACAGTCCTTGAACTTCAACTGCAACAGCGCGTTAGCCGCCCGGATCGGTGATTTGATATTGTCAAGCATATTGCCCAGGCCGACACGAGCAGGCTCGGGAACAACGCGAAAACCGCGCGCAACCGGCTTAAGCAGATAAAAATACATCTTATCGTTAAACCAGAACACCCCCCGGTTAACCACTTCCAGCGGATCACCGGTAGGCGGCTCAGCGAGGTCATCACCGTAGAGATCACCGTACAAATCCAACGGCGGTGGCGGTTGTTCTTCCGCCGCGACAACAACCGTTGCAGTAGCCAGCAACAACATCATGAGCAAAAAAATAGCCACCATTCGTTTCATTCGATTCACCTTAAACATGCACACGGTCACGTGTGGTAACCGCTAATTATTTTCAAAAATATATTTGCTTAATAACTCTTCGAGGTTAATGGCCGATTCTGTTTCAAAAATTTCGCCACCCTCCTCAATCACCATCGGGGAACCACCCGGCAGAATGCTGATATAGCGATCACCGATAATGCCTGACGTGCGCACCGAGGCGATACAGTCATCCTGCAATTCGATGCCGTTTTTGATATCCAGCGCGACCACGGCATCATAACTTTTCGGGTCCAGCGAGATGGTCGCCACTTTGCCGATATCAACACCACCGATCTGGACACTGGCTCCGAGTTTCAGCCCGGACACGGATCCAAAACGCGCCTTGACCCGGTAATGGTCGTTATCAAACAAGGAGACATCGCCCAGCTTGACCGACAGATAGACCACGCTGGCAAAGCCCAACAACATAAAAAGACCAACAACGATCTCCAGGTTAAAGCGTTTCATAGAGCAGAGACTCCTCCGTTTCACTACTGTAAATGGGCCCCATGGTTTCGGTCACAAACGAGCGAATCAGCGGGTTATCAGAAAGCTGAAAAGCTTCCGGGGACATACATCCCTGCAACTGCCCCTCGGCCATCAGAGCCACATAGTCGGATAATTTAAAAATCTTCGGCACATCATGACTGACAATAACAGCGGTGTAATTGAGTCGTGCCTGGGTTTCAAAGAACAACCGGTAAATTTCGTTACTTTTGCTGACATCTAGACCGGTGGTCGGTTCATCAAAAAACACCACCTTCGGATTGAGAACCAGAGCCCGAGCCAGACCGACACGTTTCTGCATACCGCCGCTGAGTTGTGCGGGAAACTTATTGCCATGCCCCTCCAACCCCATCAAAGCGAGCTTTTCTTCAACGTTGTCACGAATCTCCGCTTCGTTATCATGGGTGCGTTCACGCAGCGGCAGGGCCACATTGTCATACACGGACATGGAATCAAACAGAGCGACATTTTGAAACAACACCCCAAAATAACTGCGAATCTGACGCAGCTTGTGTTTATTGGCCCTGCTGAGATCCTCACCGAATACCCTCACTTCGCCGGCATCAGGCTTCATCAGACCCAGCATGTGTTTGAGGATGACGCTTTTGCCCTGGCCGCTGGCGCCAACAATAACGGTGGTGGTTCCGGCTTTCACCTGCAGGGTCACGCCATCGAGGACCTTCTGTTCGCCAAAAGACTTTTCAACCTGATTCAGTTCAATAACAATTTCGCGCTCTGTCGTCATTGCATCACTCCCTTACAACAAAATCGCACTGATCAGGTAATCCCACACCAGAACAGAGACCGAGGCGAGAACCACTGCACTGGTGGTGGTGCGACTGACCCCTTCGGCACCAAAACCACCCCCGCGTTCGAGGTGGAGATAAAAGCCTTTGGCGGCGCAAATCCAGACCAGCAGGAGACCGAACACCAGCGATTTAACCAGGCCCATTTCAATATCAAGCCACACCACGCTGGAATACATGCCCTGAAAATACGACCCGGCACTGACATCAAACAACTGCACGCCGATCATAAAGCCACCGAAAATGCCAATGACATCGAAAATCGCCGTCAACAACGGCATGGCGATGAGACCGGCTACCAGTTTGGGAACAATCAGATAGCTGATCGGATCAATGGCCATACATTCCAACGCATCGATCTGTTCACTGTTGCGCATGATACCCACTTCAGCGCAAATGGCCGAACCGGCACGGCCGATCACCATCAGAGCCGCTAATACCGGACCCAGTTCGCGAATCAGGCTCAGCGCCACCGCCCCACCGAGAAATCCCACCGAGCCGAATTTCGCCAGAGTGTAGTAGCCTTGCAGTCCCAGAACCATTCCCGTGAACAGGCCGGTGAACAGGATGACAAACAGCGAGTTAGCACCAATGAAATGGATCTGACGCACGATCGGCTTCACCTTGTAGGGAGGCTTGATCATGGAATAAACGGAAACGAGCAGGAACATGCCGAACCGCCCGGCAGTTTCCAAGAAGTGCAACGTGTGATGCCCGAGTAGTGCAACAAATCTCATAGAAACTAAAAGCTCCCAGGGGACAACTTCCCCGATTTAATAAGAAAAGAGCCTCTTGCTAAAAGGCGCATAGAGCCCATGGATGGGCGATCAAAAAATCGGATTCGTTTACACCCCGGCGGATTTATAAGCACTTTGAAAATCATTTTTTCAAAAGTATGTGCGCCGAGCCCCTGGAAGGGGTGTTGCAATAAACCCGAAAAATCAAACTTCTATAGTAATACCTGTACTCAAGCCTTGTCGAGGGCTATTTGCCCGTGTTTATCGAAGACAACAAACAGAAGTCAAAAAGTTTTTCCCACAACGTTGCGCCAACAATTTCGACAAAAAAAGTAAACTTTTCCCACCTCATGGTCGAAATGAAAAACAGACGCAAAACAAGGCATGTTGGCCAATTTGCGAAAAAAAAGTTCAGTCATAACACGTGACGTCCTGTTTTTGGACAACATAAAAACAAACTAATCGTACAGCAAAACAACCATCACGGAAAGAGTTACATTATAATAACAGTAACTTAGAAATAAAAACATGCTTCACTGAACAAGTTGGCTCGGTTACTGCTTAACATAACCGTAATCGAATAACAGTTTTTCAACAGTTATCGACAGAGTTATCAACAGCGAATTTGACAAGAATAACCTTTTCGGTTATATTTAGCAAAACAAATCTGAAGAAAGGAGGACGCGCCATGTCAATTACCATTCCCTTAAAAAAAATCATTGGCAAGAAACCCAACACGGTTGCAAAATTGCTCAAAGAGCTTGGAATTGACACCGGGAAGCCGTACAACTATCGCATGAATGCGATAGAAGTGATCATCGAACAATAAGGCACCTCCCGTATCCAACGCTGATACAGCACTGTTCGCCCGGCCTGCGTCCACTGGACGATAACCACTTCACGCATTGGGCGATTAAAAATATAAGCAGCTACACCTGATTCAGGTGTGCTGCATTTTTTTTGCCTGCACCTATCCCTTCACCTCCCCCTCAGAGAAGAAAACGCCCCAAAGCGCATTTAAGGGATTCAAAACAGCCCCCCGCCAATGTTAGAGTAAGCGATTTGAAATGCTGATCGTATCTGTCCTCAAGGAGCCCTCACCATGCCCGTATTAACGCTTTTCACGATTGCTGTCCTCAGCACGTTGTTCTACGCCGAAGTCCCCGTTCAATTCCAACCGTCGATGCAGATGGCCGCACTGGCCCTGTTGCTGCTGCAACTGGTGCAGTCGTTGCTCAAACTGAGCAAGAACAATCGCCCTGAGCAGCAGCCCGAACCGGAACCTGTCGAGGTACCCCAACCTGCTGCCGCGGTCCAATATGACAGCAGTGATGACTGCGATGCCGCTGTTGTCCAACTCATGGCGCGCCTCCAGGAGAAGGGACGCCTGATCGACTTTGTCATGGACGACATCTCCGCCTATGACAACGAATCAGTGGGCGCGGCAGCCCGCATTGTCCACCAGGGATGCTGTGACGTTGTTGCCGACTACTTCACCATTGCACCGGTTTACGATGGCGAGGAGATGGAAGAGATCCGCCTGGAAGAGAATTACGACAGCAGCCAGTACCGTTTGACCGGCCAGGTTCCCGACCAACCACCCTACGAAGGTCAGGTGCTGCATCGTGGCTGGAAAACCGCCTTGATCAACCGTCCGCAAATGGCCGATGTCGCTGACGCCCCCAGCCTCAAGGAGATCATTGCTCCAGCCGAGGTGGAAGTCACCCACTAGCGCAAATACGTTAAAGCTGTGAACAGCGGCACCATGCCGCTATTCACAACCCATCCTATCCATACGGCAATCCAGGTAGAGGGATCGCGTCATGACTCAACCTCGTTACTGCATTGGCATTGACCTTGGCACCACCAACTGTGTGTTGTCTTACGTCGATCGTCAGCAATCGCAACGCGGCTCACAAGTTCTCGCCATCAACCAGTGGGACAGTGCCACCACCCGCATCGAAAACCCGGCGCTGCCGTCGTTTGCTTACACTCCGACAACATCTGAGCGCCCCCAATTCAGCGCTACCGGCGATGCGGTGCCCGAACCGATTAGCGGTTGGATCGCCGGGATCTATGCACGTCAGCAGATGGCCTTCAGCCCCGGTCGTGTCATCCATTCGGCTAAATCATGGTTATGCCATGCCGATATCGATCGCACAGCAGCGATTCTACCCTGGCAATCGGAAGAGATCGCCGAAACGGATAAATGCTCTCCGGTACAAGCCAGCGCCCTTTACCTGCGCTGGCTCAAAGAGATCTGGCAACGACGCATGGCCAATCAGCAGAACAGTGATTTCGACGGACAGGATATCGTCATCACGGTTCCGGCCTCCTTTGACGAAGTGGCCCAGGAGCTGACCCTCAAAGCGGCTAAGCACGCCGGCTACCCAAAAACACTGCGTCTGATCGAAGAGCCGCAGGCAGCCTTTTATTTCTGGTTGGGGCGCGACCAAAACCTCAGTCAGCTTCACGACCTTCTCGAACAAAGCCCACGCAGCAGTCTGCGCATTTTGGTATGTGACATCGGCGGCGGCACCACCGACCTGAGTCTGTTTGACGTGCGCACCGACAAGCAGGCCCGCACCGGTCTGGCCCTGGAACGACTCGCCGTCAGCGACCATCTGTTGCTGGGCGGTGACAACATCGACCTGAGTCTGGCACACACGCTGGAATCACGTCTGGTGAAGCCCGGGAAAAAGCTGACCGGGCGGCAATGGAATCAATTACTGGCTCAGGCTCGCGACCTCAAGGAGCGCATCCTCGGCGGTGAGGAACAGCACAGCCAGGTCGCCGCAGATCAGACATTTACGATAACACTGACCGGTTCCGGTTCCGGGCTGTTCGCATCCACCCTGTCAACACGAGTAAAGGCCGAAGAGATTCAGCGCACCATCCTCGACGGGTTCTTCCCTCAATGTTCAAGCAGCCAGCGCCCGGTCCGTTCACAACAGGACCACAAAGAGTGGGGCCTGCCGTATGCCGAAGATTCGGCCATCTCCCATCATCTGGCCGAATTTGTCGATGGACAACCCATCGATGCCGTGCTGTTCAACGGCGGAACCGTGACCCCCGTGCTGCTGCGTGAGCGTCTTCACGACCTGATCCGCTCCTGGCAACCCGAACAACCGCCGGTCGTGCTGCACAACGAATCGATCTCCATGGCCGTCGCCCGCGGCGCAGCGCGCTACGGCTGGATTCTGCGCCAGAATGAACAGGAAAGCCGCATTCGCGGTGGCCATGCCCATGCCCTATACCTTGAAGTGGTTCATGGGCGCAAGAAAAAGGAACGGTCATTAGTGTGCATCCTGCCCAAAGGGCTTGAAGCAGGCCAGACAGTGCGCATCGACGCAACCTCCTTTGACCTGCTGGTCAACCAACCGGCCCGTTTTCAATGCTGGTATGCCTCAAAACGCAACCAGGATCGGGCCGGCACGGTTCTCGACTGGAATAACCGGGAATTTCATGCCCTGCCGCCCCTGCAAACCGCCATCCATCTGCCGCCGGAGTATCCGACGCCGGCCAACAACCGGTTACGCGTCAGCCTGGAAGCCTCTCTCAATGAACTGGGCCTGCTGCAACTCTATTGTGTCGATCAGCAGGACAATGGCCGCTGGCGTCTCGACTTTAACCTGCGCAAAGGGGTGGACGAGCAGCAGGAATCCACGCCTCGCACCACGGAATTTAACGCCGATCCACACTGTGAACAGGCCATGCCGTATATCACCGCAATCTACGGCAAGAAAAAGCGCACCGACCTGCCGGACATTCCGGCCAAACAACTGATCAAGTCACTGGAAAAGCAACTTGGCGAGCGCGACCAGTGGAACAGCGTCACCCTGCGAACCCTGTGGCCGGAGCTTGGCGCTGGCATGACCCGAAAATCACGCAGCCTTGACCACGAAGTGGCTTGGCTGTATCTGGCCGGATTCACACTGCGACCGGGATACGGCGTTCAACACGATGAGTCGCGCATGGAGGAACTGTGGCGAGCCTGGACCCTCGGCATGGCGTTTCCCAAGGAAAAACGCAGCCAGAGCCACTGGTACCTGCTGTGGCGCCGTGTCGCCGGTGGCCTCAACGCAGCACGTCAACAACAGGTCCTCGATAAAATCCTGCCGGTGCTGCGATCCAGTGGTGACCCCATGCCGGAGATGGTTTATCTGGCCGCCGCCCTGGAACGGATCTCCCCGCAGATCAAGGTGGAGCTGATTCAGCGCTTTGCCACCTGCCTGCTCAAGGAGAAGATTCGCCACAAATCCCCCTATATTTGGGCGCTCAGTCGCCTGCTCAGCCGCACTCCTCTGTATGCGGGAGTGGATCGCATTGTCCACCCGCGTGAAGTGACAACCCTGTTCGACAAGGTGAAAGATAAGAACTGGCGTGAGGAGCCATGGAAAGGGCTGAGTGGCCTGTTTGCCATGGCGGCACGCTGTACAGATCAGCGTGACATTGACCTCGACAACAGCGAACGCCAGCTCATTGTTGCCAAACTGCGCGAATCAAAAGCGGATAAGTTGGCCATTGATCAGGTTGCTCATTTTGTGCCGTTGAGCGATGATGATCGTGAGGTGCAGTTTGGGGAGGCGTTGCCTGCGGGGCTGATTTTGATTGGGGCACCTTAGGCCAGAGCTCAAAGAGGCCCCTAAACAACGACGAGACGTCACCCTATCGAGCTTCTTCCATTTACGCAGCTTGGTACGCACGTGACGTGGGCTTCCGCGCCCACACGTCGGGCCCCTTTTGCATCGACAAAAGGGGCGCAAAATCGACTCCCGACCATTGCACCCTGCGGGTTCCCTCACTGCGTTCACTAACACCGCGATGTCGGTAAAACTCGCCCAGTCGGCATCAGTCCTCAAACAGGTTGCCGACAATCATCGCGATGACCGTTCTCTTCGTTCGGCGCTGCTGAACGGGAGGGCTTGAGTGCTAAACAACCCTCTGCCGCAGGGTGGGCACCGGCCACCCGTTTTATAAGTGCCACGGGGAAAATTGACTGAGGCGTAAGACAGTTATCAACTGTTTTACGCCATAATTGAAGAAATGCACAATTCGTCGACCTAAAGGGCGACGAACCGAATCTGTGAAACAAAACGGAAACAAACTCATTGTCGGTTAACCTAGGTTCAGGAGAAGTTCAGCCGGTTTTTGCATCCTTTTGAGCGGCAAGTCAAAAGGATGTCGCCTGCCGGGGCGAGTCCCGGCGACCTTGACCTTAAGACCTTGATCGTCGCCCCAAAACAAGAA of the Desulfuromonas acetoxidans DSM 684 genome contains:
- a CDS encoding VacJ family lipoprotein, whose amino-acid sequence is MKRMVAIFLLMMLLLATATVVVAAEEQPPPPLDLYGDLYGDDLAEPPTGDPLEVVNRGVFWFNDKMYFYLLKPVARGFRVVPEPARVGLGNMLDNIKSPIRAANALLQLKFKDCGTELGRLVVNTTLGIFGYYDAADIIWSIKKKDEDFGQTLGYYGVEEGFYLVLPFFGSSTLRDGLSLFPDMYVDPVFWTVRQEAAWGIKGTDVVNRISLDKDTYESIIEEQLDPYLFVRDAYLQNRAADVEE
- a CDS encoding MlaC/ttg2D family ABC transporter substrate-binding protein encodes the protein MIKYIACLILCSVLVGGVAVAQPGPVSPRVEVQTTVDAILNQLRTLPADSTQRRQTISDLIREQFDFELMSQGALGRSWQSANTEQRRKFIELFTGLLEETYLGRIQSYTNEKISYGEEEIRQNRAVVETVIHTASVEIPISYKLFLQNNDWQVYDVIIEKVSLIRNYRSSYATILRRKGMDGLLEEMKEKLDSLHQRADVAQKDAA
- a CDS encoding Crp/Fnr family transcriptional regulator; its protein translation is MILATPDDQCLRMKREFRFFHFLDEQDVSLLSPYFECRKLQQGDNLWLEGDRSSFVAFIVDGRIETKKETEFRGKQVVVGVYSHESLIGIVSILSNEPRPVTATALEESHLLLLHKAKFDEINQNYPELGGKLMKGMLFCLSMRLRQSYERLASIF
- a CDS encoding DUF2760 domain-containing protein yields the protein MPVLTLFTIAVLSTLFYAEVPVQFQPSMQMAALALLLLQLVQSLLKLSKNNRPEQQPEPEPVEVPQPAAAVQYDSSDDCDAAVVQLMARLQEKGRLIDFVMDDISAYDNESVGAAARIVHQGCCDVVADYFTIAPVYDGEEMEEIRLEENYDSSQYRLTGQVPDQPPYEGQVLHRGWKTALINRPQMADVADAPSLKEIIAPAEVEVTH
- a CDS encoding hsp70 family protein is translated as MTQPRYCIGIDLGTTNCVLSYVDRQQSQRGSQVLAINQWDSATTRIENPALPSFAYTPTTSERPQFSATGDAVPEPISGWIAGIYARQQMAFSPGRVIHSAKSWLCHADIDRTAAILPWQSEEIAETDKCSPVQASALYLRWLKEIWQRRMANQQNSDFDGQDIVITVPASFDEVAQELTLKAAKHAGYPKTLRLIEEPQAAFYFWLGRDQNLSQLHDLLEQSPRSSLRILVCDIGGGTTDLSLFDVRTDKQARTGLALERLAVSDHLLLGGDNIDLSLAHTLESRLVKPGKKLTGRQWNQLLAQARDLKERILGGEEQHSQVAADQTFTITLTGSGSGLFASTLSTRVKAEEIQRTILDGFFPQCSSSQRPVRSQQDHKEWGLPYAEDSAISHHLAEFVDGQPIDAVLFNGGTVTPVLLRERLHDLIRSWQPEQPPVVLHNESISMAVARGAARYGWILRQNEQESRIRGGHAHALYLEVVHGRKKKERSLVCILPKGLEAGQTVRIDATSFDLLVNQPARFQCWYASKRNQDRAGTVLDWNNREFHALPPLQTAIHLPPEYPTPANNRLRVSLEASLNELGLLQLYCVDQQDNGRWRLDFNLRKGVDEQQESTPRTTEFNADPHCEQAMPYITAIYGKKKRTDLPDIPAKQLIKSLEKQLGERDQWNSVTLRTLWPELGAGMTRKSRSLDHEVAWLYLAGFTLRPGYGVQHDESRMEELWRAWTLGMAFPKEKRSQSHWYLLWRRVAGGLNAARQQQVLDKILPVLRSSGDPMPEMVYLAAALERISPQIKVELIQRFATCLLKEKIRHKSPYIWALSRLLSRTPLYAGVDRIVHPREVTTLFDKVKDKNWREEPWKGLSGLFAMAARCTDQRDIDLDNSERQLIVAKLRESKADKLAIDQVAHFVPLSDDDREVQFGEALPAGLILIGAP
- the mlaD gene encoding outer membrane lipid asymmetry maintenance protein MlaD, which translates into the protein MKRFNLEIVVGLFMLLGFASVVYLSVKLGDVSLFDNDHYRVKARFGSVSGLKLGASVQIGGVDIGKVATISLDPKSYDAVVALDIKNGIELQDDCIASVRTSGIIGDRYISILPGGSPMVIEEGGEIFETESAINLEELLSKYIFENN
- a CDS encoding ABC transporter ATP-binding protein, whose amino-acid sequence is MTTEREIVIELNQVEKSFGEQKVLDGVTLQVKAGTTTVIVGASGQGKSVILKHMLGLMKPDAGEVRVFGEDLSRANKHKLRQIRSYFGVLFQNVALFDSMSVYDNVALPLRERTHDNEAEIRDNVEEKLALMGLEGHGNKFPAQLSGGMQKRVGLARALVLNPKVVFFDEPTTGLDVSKSNEIYRLFFETQARLNYTAVIVSHDVPKIFKLSDYVALMAEGQLQGCMSPEAFQLSDNPLIRSFVTETMGPIYSSETEESLLYETL
- a CDS encoding MlaE family ABC transporter permease; the protein is MRFVALLGHHTLHFLETAGRFGMFLLVSVYSMIKPPYKVKPIVRQIHFIGANSLFVILFTGLFTGMVLGLQGYYTLAKFGSVGFLGGAVALSLIRELGPVLAALMVIGRAGSAICAEVGIMRNSEQIDALECMAIDPISYLIVPKLVAGLIAMPLLTAIFDVIGIFGGFMIGVQLFDVSAGSYFQGMYSSVVWLDIEMGLVKSLVFGLLLVWICAAKGFYLHLERGGGFGAEGVSRTTTSAVVLASVSVLVWDYLISAILL